The genomic region AAATATGGTTCACAAACCAAATAATCAGTGATTGAGTGATCAAGGTTGAATACCGAGAGAACTCTTGTTCTAATCAAACCAGATGGCGTTAGGAGAGGATTGATTGGAGAAATTATATCCAGATTTGAAAGGAAAGGTTTAAAGATTAAAGCATTAAAAATGCTTCGGCTTACAAGAGAAAAAGCTGAAGAATTCTATAGTGTTCATAGAGGAAAACCATTCTTCGTATCTCTAATAGAGTTCATGACTTCGGGGCCTATCATCGCCATGATTCTCGAAGGTGATATGGCTATTAGTGTTGTTAGGAGGATGATCGGACCAACAGATGGTAGAGAAGCTCCTCCTGGAACAATTCGAGGCGACTATTCATTATCTAAATCTCAAAATGTTGTTCATGCAAGTGATAGTCCTGAAAGTGCTATGAGAGAGATAAGAGTTATTTTCAAAGATGATGAAATAATTGATTGGTAAATAATTATATTCAGCTACCAAAAACTAAGCCGTAGAACGGATCTTGTTTCTTCTTGATCTCAATTATTTCTTTAAGAACCATTTTCTCATCATCGCTTAATTCATTTTTGTACTTTGTAAGCCATAAGTGTACATGTTGTTTAGGTATATCAGTATATAGTATATCTCCTTCATCAACGTGTCTTCCAACAAGTATTCTACCACGAATACTTATAGCAACAGATTGACCCGCACGTGCTTCTTTTAATACATTATCTCTATCACGTATTTGCATAATCGTGCCCAGTCTCATACCGTCTTTTCTCATTAATGGATACCCCGGCTTAATAACTCCGCCAATAACTTCTACTCCAACAATTGCTGGATTACTTCTTCTGAAAATGTAGCCTGGCAATATACGTATTTTACCTGGCCTAATAAGAGATTCTAGCTCCTTAATTTTTTCTTGTTCGCGAAGCTGTTTAACCCATCCAATATAGTCTTCTATAAGTTTATAGATAACATTGTGTCTAAAGATCTTAACGTTTTCTCTAGCAGCATACTCTTCAGCTTCAGGGAGTATTTTAACATTAAAAGCTATTATGACTCCGTATTCTGGTCTATGATTCTTTGAAACAGAAGCTTCTAAAACATCATTTTTAGAAACAGGGCCGACATCTGCTAGTCTAACTGGTATATTTTCTCTCTTTAAAGCTTCGACAACTGCTTCTAGCGTTCCTAGGGTGTCAGCTTTTACTACAACACCTATGTTATCCGTCTTTATTCTAACGGATTCTATTTCTTCTTTTACGATCTTAATATATTCCTCTATCTTATCCTCCGAGGGAACAACGAATATTGGTGAGCCAGCAAGCGCGTTATCCAGATCTGGGGCTGAAATCTTTACGCCTGTAGCAGCAACTACTTGTTCGACACTAACAAATTTTCCTTCATGTGCTCTCATATCTTGTAGTGGTCTAGGCATTAATAATGCTCTTACCTTTGTAACTATTGGTTTATCTTTGCCTCCAACAACAATAGTGTCTCCCCTACGTATTACGCCGTCATATATGATTACATCTATTGTTGTTCCAAGACCGGGTTCTTCTTTAACTTCTAAAACAACACCCTTAGCGGGTTCTTCGCTTGTAACTAGTCTTTTCTTCATAAATCTCTGGACAAGACCAGTTAGTAGAGCTAGTAGTTCTGGAACGCCTTCGCCTGTTTTAGCTGATACAGGCACTATTGCCACCGTTGTTCTAAAATCTTTTACTCTATCAAATCTTTCAGCCATAAATCCTGCTTCGTAGAGTTGTGAAATAAGCCTATATATTAGTTCTTCAAGCCTGCTAACAATGCGTGGGTCTTGTTTTCTTATAGTTTCTAAGAATGGTTGATCATGGTTGGGCTTCCAACCTGGAATTCTATCTATTTTATTAGCTGCTACTATAAAGGGTACTTTT from Staphylothermus marinus F1 harbors:
- the ndk gene encoding nucleoside-diphosphate kinase is translated as MNTERTLVLIKPDGVRRGLIGEIISRFERKGLKIKALKMLRLTREKAEEFYSVHRGKPFFVSLIEFMTSGPIIAMILEGDMAISVVRRMIGPTDGREAPPGTIRGDYSLSKSQNVVHASDSPESAMREIRVIFKDDEIIDW
- the infB gene encoding translation initiation factor IF-2, with the translated sequence MSSVKSGKSWIRQPIVVVLGHVDHGKTTLLDKIRGTAVAKKEPGEITQHVGASIVPASVLRKVAEPLKKYFPKLKIEIPGLLFVDTPGHELFSNLRRRGGSVADIAILVVDIMEGFQPQTWESIQILKERKVPFIVAANKIDRIPGWKPNHDQPFLETIRKQDPRIVSRLEELIYRLISQLYEAGFMAERFDRVKDFRTTVAIVPVSAKTGEGVPELLALLTGLVQRFMKKRLVTSEEPAKGVVLEVKEEPGLGTTIDVIIYDGVIRRGDTIVVGGKDKPIVTKVRALLMPRPLQDMRAHEGKFVSVEQVVAATGVKISAPDLDNALAGSPIFVVPSEDKIEEYIKIVKEEIESVRIKTDNIGVVVKADTLGTLEAVVEALKRENIPVRLADVGPVSKNDVLEASVSKNHRPEYGVIIAFNVKILPEAEEYAARENVKIFRHNVIYKLIEDYIGWVKQLREQEKIKELESLIRPGKIRILPGYIFRRSNPAIVGVEVIGGVIKPGYPLMRKDGMRLGTIMQIRDRDNVLKEARAGQSVAISIRGRILVGRHVDEGDILYTDIPKQHVHLWLTKYKNELSDDEKMVLKEIIEIKKKQDPFYGLVFGS